The Methylococcus sp. Mc7 genomic sequence TAGCAAAAACAAGCCCTTGATTTAATTACCACACGAATCGAACGTGTTTAGGGGAGCACAAATCCGCCGGATTTGGTCGAGCTTGTCCGGAACGCGACAAACAAAAGTGCCTCACCGATCCTGGGTAGCCCGTGCCTACGAAGTCCCCCTGCAAGCGGGGTAATGCGTGGAAAGAAATGGCCTTGCCTCGCCATCCATAGACCCGCGATTGTCGATGCCGTCGACACATCGCCGGTTTATGTCGACAAAATAGAAAACCCTCGACACATTGGATTGATGTGTCGAGGCCATCGACATAGACTGCGGATGTGTCGAAAAAAATCGATAAACGTCATCGTGAGCCATTGGCAGCCCGACGGGCCTTATCACGATTTGCCGCCGCAGGCGGATATCGAAACCAAGGCCATCCTCAAACGCTGCATCACCGCGCGTGCTGTTCAGGAATATCGGGCACTCGACCAGCATCCGCCGAACACCCGCACGGCGGAAGAAGTCTGCACCCAGGTCAAGGGAGTGAAAATGACCGTGCGCCGCACGCCCGGTACGGCGTTGGCCAACGATGCGACGGGCGAAGTGGTCCATACGCCGATTGACACCCTCGGGAGACACCATGAACAACCGCATTGAAATCCGCTACTGCACCCAATGCCGCTGGCTGCTGCGCGCGGCCTGGATGGCGCAGGAGCTGTTGACGACCTTCGACCAGGAGATCGGCGAACTGACCTTGAAACCCGGCACGGGCGGCATCTTCGAGGTATGGGCCGACGGCAAACTGGTCTGGTCCCGCAAGGAGCGGGGACGTTTTCCGGAAATCACCGAACTGAAACAGCTCGTGCGGGACGAGATTGCCCCGGAAAGAAGCCTGGGCCATGCCGACAGGAAAGGGGGGCCGGCACATCATTCGGCGGCATAACCGGCGCCGGCCGAACCTTAGGCCGGAGGGAGCGGCCCGGCCTTACCGCTACGACGCCTGAAGCAGCCGCCGCGCCTCCTTGCGCATGGCGCTGCGCTGGAACAGGAGTTTCCAGCGCTCGCCGCCGCACTGCCGCCACAGGACCACGGCGCGGATGCCGGCCAGGAGCAGCGCGCGGATACGGTTGGCGTTGGCGCTGTCGGTGAGATAGGACGGCTGGCCGTTGACCATGACGCGGGGCCGCAGTTGGCTCACCGTGCGCTGGTAGAGATCGGCCAGATTGGCGTAGACGGTGTCGTTCAGTTCGCCGAAATACTCGGCCTGCTCCTTGACCTGCTCGATGCCGGTGCGCAGGGTTTCGAGCATGCGGGGGTCGCTGACGAGTTTGCGCTCCAGCAGAATCAGGGTGGCGCCGTAGCGCGCCAGTTCCGCATCGGGGGACTCGAAGCCCGCGAGCTGGCGGTCCAGGAGCTGCAATCCGGTCTTGATCTTGTCCACCCCGCCGTAGACGGCCGGCACGTCGTCGGCGTCGATCGCGAACACGCTGCGGACCACTGCTTCCGTGTCGCCGGCATCCGCGGCGCCGCGCTGGGCGATCTGTCTGACGAGGTGGGTGGCCTGAGCCAGGCCGGCCAGAGCGATCACCTGGTTGTCGAGTGTCTTGATCATGACTCGGTTTCCTGATTTTCGTCCTCGAGGCGCGTCTTGCGCCGGTTGTATTTCACGGCATTGCCCCGCGCCAGATGCACCGGATACTTCTCCGCGTTGCGCTGCATCTTATCCTGGATGGCGGTTTCCAGGTCGATCCCCAGTTTGTCGGTCAGACGGATCAGGTAGATCGCCACGTCCGCCACCTCTTCGGCCACCGCCTGCCTGAGGTCGTCATCGCCCTCCGCGGCCAGGGACTGTTCCGGCGTCAGCCACTGGAAATGCTCCATGAGCTCCGCGCTCTCCACGGCCAGCGCCATGGCTAGATTCTTCGGCGTATGGAATTGATCCCAATGCCGCTCAGCGGCGAATTCACGCAACCGTTGCTGTATCTCGGGCAGGTTCACGACCGGCTTTCCCCTTCTTCAGTGCCTTTGCTTGATTCTGCTCAACTCGTCAAAATAACCCCGGCCGCCCCGTCCATGACCGCCTCCGTCATGGCATCATGTGGGCTGAATTTTGTGAATAAAGGCACGGGAGCTTACCGACTATGGACCGACTGATTGCCGACCTGCAGAAAACCATCCAGGCGCTCGAAACCATCAGCACCACCAAGCCGGCACTCGCGGAGCAGAGCGACGAGCTGCTGGACCAGCTTTTCCAGCAGAAGATCGACCTGGTGGCCGCCTCGCTCAATGCCGAAGCCCCCTCCTACCAGCAGGCATTACAAGCGATTTCGTCGGCGGCCGGCAAGGTGGAAAAGCTGGCCAAGAACCCGGCGGATGCCGCGGACACCTTCAAGTCCGTGGAAAACGCCATCGCCAAGCTGGCGCGTCTGCTCGATCAGGTCGTACACACGCCGTGACCGGGCGGCACCCAGCGTGTCCGCCGATCCAGGCCGACGCGTACGCGCGGCTGGAGCGGCGGATCGGCCACTGCCATCTGAACCAGCGGCTGGGCATCGAGCACGATTTCGAAGCCCGCATCTTCGGACAGGGCCGCACCTTCTTCCATATCGAGAACTGGAACCGCCTGCACACCCTGCTGCGGCGCATGCTCAAGCTGAGCCTCCTGTACCGGCCCGGCCAGCGCGCCGCCCGCCGCATCGAGATCCGCCGCAACGAATTCAGGCTGCCGCACCTGCCGGAAGCCTTCGACGGCTACACCCTGCTGCACATCAGCGACCTGCACCTGGACATGGCCGTCGACCTTCCGGACGCCCTGATCCGCGCCATCGGCCAGGCCGGGCATTACGACGCCTGCGTGCTGACCGGCGATTTCCGCGCCCGCACCTTCGGGCCCTACCGGGGCGCCATCACCGGGCTGGCGCAGGTGCGCCCTCACCTCGACGAGCCGGTGTTCGCCATCCTGGGGAATCACGACACCATCCGCATGGCGCCGGAGATCGAAGACCTTGGGGTCGGCATGCTCCTCAATGAAGCGCGTGAGATCAGCCGGGACGGCGCCTCCATCTTTCTCGCCGGCGTCGACGACCCGCATTACTACCGGGCGGACAACATCGAAAAAGCCGCCGACCCGATCCCGGAAGGCGCCGTCTCCATCCTGCTGTCCCACTCGCCCGAACTGTACCGCCATGCCGCCTACGCCGATTTCGACATCATGCTGAGCGGGCACACCCATGGCGGCCAGATCTGCCTGCCCGGCGGCATTCCGCTGACGCTGAACGCCCGCTGTCCGCGCGCGTTCGGCCGCGGCTACTGGCGCTATCACCGCATGCAGGGCTACACCTCGGCCGGCTCCGGCGTCTCCATCCTGGACGTCCGCCTGAACTGTCCCCCGGAAATCACCCTGCACCGGCTGTCGCGCCTGCCGCCTCAATAAGGGCGGTTGCGGATGCGGAGGCGGTAAAGGACGGCGGACAAGGCGAGTTCGAGGACGATGAACACGATGACGAACCAGGCGATGTAGCTCCATTCCAGGCCGAAGCGCTCCCGCACCGCCAGCAGCGGCAACAGCGACTCCGGCACCTGGTCCAGACCCAGCGCCATGCCGCTGGAGCCGATCCCGAGCCGCCGCTTGAGGAAACTGGATAAGAGGTCTCCGGCCAGCGAGGCCGCGCCGACCACCGCACCGACCTCCCAGGCCAGCCCCAGCAGCGGCGCAGTGGCCGCCGCCGCACCTATGCCGCAGACCAGCCCCCGCCAGGTCTTGCTCGGACCGAACCACGGCCGCCCATCCGGGAAGCGGCGGCCGCCGTCCACCGGCCAGCCGAAGCGGTCTCCCAACAGCTTCCGCAGCAGGATCGGGGTGCCATTCGCCATCATCAGTAGGATGAGCAGTCGCGCGGTCATTCCCGTGATTTCGGCGCCCATATCGTTGCATCCGTAAATTCGCTACGATGCCGATCATAATCCGAACCGCCTTGGGCGTATCCCTCCTATGACCGACTCAGATTCCGCCCGCTGGGAGCATTTCGAACACATGGCCGACATCGGCGTGCGCGGCTTCGGCGCCACGCCGGACGAGGCCTTCTCCCAGGCGGCACTGGCCCTGTCGGCGGTGATCTGCGACCCGGCCTCGATCCGGACAACGGAAAAAGTCGAAGTGGAATGCGAGGCCGCCGACCTGGAACTCGCCCTGGCGGACTGGCTCAATGCGCTGGTCTACGAAATGTCGGTGCGGGGGATGGTGTTCGGGCGGTTCCGGGTCGACATCGCCCATGACCGGCTGAAGGGCATCGCCTGGGGCGAGCCCGTGGACCCGTTGCGCCATCGGCCGGCGGTGGAGATCAAGGGCGCGACCTATACCGAGCTCAAGGTGGAGCGCGAAGCGGGCGGCCTGTGGCGCGCCCAGTGCGTGGTGGACGTTTGACGGGGAGGATTGCCATGAACATCGACCATCTCGAACAGATCGACGCCTACACGTGGCGCCTGAATCCGGAAACCGGCATGCACGTGCCCGCCATCCTGTACGGCGACGAGGCCCTGGTCCGCGCCATGGACGACAAGGTGCTCGAACAGGCCGCCAACGTCGCCAGGCTGCCCGGCATCGTCCAGGCCAGCTACGCCATGCCCGACGCCCACTGGGGCTACGGCTTTCCCATCGGCGGCGTCGCCGCCTTCGATGCAGCCGCGGGCGGCGTGGTTTCGGCCGGCGGCGTCGGTTTCGACGTCTCCTGCGGCGTGCGCACCCTGCTCACCGGCCTCAAACGCCCCGCCGTCGAACCGGTGAAAGCCTTGCTGGCCGACGCCCTCTACGCCGACATCCCGGTCGGGCTCGGCAGTCACGGCAAGATCCGGCTGGACACCCAGGGCCTCGATGCCATGCTGAAAGGCGGCGCTCGATGGGCGGTCGAACAGGGCTGGGGCGAGGCGTGTGACCTCGCCCGCATCGAGGAACACGGGCGCATGGAGGGCGCCCGGCCGGAAAACGTCTCGGCCCGCGCCAAGGAACGCCAGCGCGCGGAGATGGGCACCCTCGGCTCCGGCAACCACTACCTGGAAGTCCAGGAAGTGGCCGAGATTTTCGACGCGGGGGCTGCTCAGGCCTTCGGCATCGCGGCGGGCGATCTGGTCGTCAGCATCCATTGCGGCTCGCGCGGCCTGGGCCACCAGATCGGGACCGAATATCTGCGCCTGATGCAGGGCGCGGCGAAGCAATATGGCATCGTCCTCCCCGACCGCGAGCTGGCCTGCGCCCCGATCGAGTCCGAAGTCGGGCAGGAGTATCTCGGCGCCATGCGCGCCGCCATCAACTGCGCCCTCGCCAACCGCCAGATCCTCACCCACCTCACCCGGCAGGTGTTCGCCCGCGTGCTGCCCGCGGCCCGGCTGGAGCTGCTGTACGACGTCTCCCACAACACCTGCAAGTTCGAGGAGCACCTCGTGGACGGCGAGCGCCGCCGGCTCTACGTCCACCGAAAAGGCGCGACCCGCGCCTTCGGCCCCGGCCGTCCGGACCTGCCGGCGGCATTCGCCGAAACCGGCCAGCCCGTGCTCATCGGTGGCTCCATGGGCACGGCGTCCTACATCCTGGCCGGCACGTCGCGGAGCGAGGCGCTCTCCTTCGCCTCCGCCTGCCATGGTGCCGGCCGCAGCATGAGCCGCCACCAGGCCACCCGGACTTGGCAGGGCCGGCAAGTGATCGACCAGCTCGCCGAACGCGGCATCCTCATCCGCAGCCCTTCGTACCGGGGCGTCGCCGAGGAAGCCCCTGGCGCCTACAAGGACGTCCACGCCGTGGTGCGGGCTTCCGACCGGGCCGGGCTGGCGCGGCTGGTCGCCCGGCTGGAACCGATCGTCTGCATCAAAGGGTGACGCGGCCGCGGACTTGAAGCGTCATCAAGCCCACGTTCAAAGGATTCGCTCAAAAAAAAGACCCCGGCGGCGGCGTTCGCCACCAGGGTTTTGAGAGGGGCACTCCTTTCCCAGACACACACCACAGAGAAACGACGTCCCGGCAAGGAGACTGGAGCCGGAACTCGCCGACCTCGGGACTGCCAGCGATGGCCTCACCCGGAAATCTTCCGGGCGGGTCCCGACGTCGAGGACAGCCTAACGCAAATGAGAATGTTTCTCAACTTATTTTTCACCCTCCAATGTTTAACTACAAGAAACATAGCTTAGACTTTTTATATATTGTTCACTCCAGAAGAACGGTATAGACTCCAAACCAGTTGTCATCAGGCTGGTTCCGTGTAGAGAGGTCCGTTGTATGAATACCGTTCAGGCGATTCCGTTGTTCTCACAAGCGTTTCAGGACATTTCGAGCTATATCGCCAGCATCCGCGCGCCGTATACGCTCCAGGACATCCAAGGCTTCAACACGGCGTACAAGCGGGCGTACCCCTCCCTCAGCCGGGAAGAAAAACGCAGGATCGAGGCGTTCGTGGATACGATGATCGAGCGCGTAGCCCAAAAGGAACTTGCGAGCAAGATTTTCGGCGTCGTCTAAGACCCGCCTCCTACGCTCAATCCGGCGCCGACTTCCGAGCCGGGTCTTACTCCGTACTGGTATACTGCTTCGCCGTCCCGATGACCGAAGGGGTATCGGCCCATGCGGATCTCCCTCTCAACCGCTCTCACGGCTCCGCATGGCTCGCCCCTGGGCCGGACCGAACCGCTGGCGTACCGTCTCGCACGCTTCCAACGTTTCCTGGCGCCGATGTCTTTCCCCAGGCGTTCGTATTGCGGAACGGTCCGCGCAACAACGTCTTGGTGCCGCGCTGCCGTTCTTTCAGCGCCTGACCGAGACTGCCGAGTCCGCGTCACGAAAACCCTGCCGGACTGCCCCCCCCTGGAATGCATACAGAAAAACGCCACACCGACAAAGAATAAGATCAAATGAGGAGACACTTATGATGATTTTCCATGCGCTTCCATCAGGCCCTATCCGGAAAGGATTGGCGAGCACTTTATTGCTGCTGCTGAGCGCGGCCGCTCTTCTGACCGGCTGCGGCGAACAGTCGAATAGCGGCACTGCCCTCAACGAGCCAGTGCAAAAATACGAAAAAGATGCGACGCTCGCCGGAACGGTAACCGGCCAGAACGGCGCCATCACCAATGGCAAAATCCTGGCCACTGACGAAAAAGGCAACGTCATTTCCATCAGTACCCTGGAAAATACCAGCCGGTATTCCATCGTGATCCCGGCCGGTACCCTTTTACCCATCCTGCTGCAGGTCCATCCCGACGCCGGGTCCGAAAATGGAAAACCGCTCACTCTGGCCATTGCCGATGCATCGATGACCAACTACAACATCAACCCGCTGACTACGGCGATAGCCGAAAAAGCCAAATCCCTGGGCGGCTATACACGGAAAAACCTGATGGCCGCAGCCGTACTCAGCACCTCCGTGCCGGACGAGGACAAGACCTCTTCAGGCTTCCGCGGAGATCCGACCAAAAATTACGGCGGCTGGCATTGACGCGACTGGCGTCCAACGCCGCCCCATTGTAATGCCCCCTGGGCATACCGGAATGGAAGCCGCAAACTCCTTGGCAAACCCGGAATTTGCGGCCGTCATCTTGCCGGCAAGGGGAGGCCGCAATCCTTCCTATGGCGTTGTCCGAAATTAACTTGAACAAAATGGGGCAACGGTGTAGTTCCATTCGCCGTGAAATGAATCCGGAGTTAAATTGACCTTGCCGAGTTCTTCGTCGGTAACCTTGAGGCCGGTCGGGTAGCTAGCGGTGTCCAATTCGGCGCGGATGCGTAAGCCTTTGCGATTGGTTGTACTGCCGATTAGATTGACGATGACTTCATGACTGATCAGTGGCTTGCCACGCCAATTCAGACTGATGTAAGAGAACATGCGATGCTCGATCTTGTTCCATTTACTCGTTCCGGGCGGAAGGTGGCAGACGTGAAGCGTTAATCCAATCTCATCGGCCAAGCGCTGCAAAGCGACCTTCCAGAGACGCACACGATAGCCATTGCTGCCACCTCCATCCGCTGTGATCAGTAATTGGCTGGCGGTGGGATAGGCGAGCCCGCCCATTTTGAGCCACCAGCGGCGAATGCTCTCCACGGCGAATTCGGCGGTGTCATGATCGGTGCCGATACTCACCCATCCGGCATTCAGCGTGGGATCGTACACCCCGTACGGGTTGACCTTGCCCAGTTCACGATCAATGAAATCATGGGTCCGCACCACTTCCGGTTGTCCTTGGGGCTGCCATTCCCGACCACCATTCTTGAAGTCGCCCACCAACTCCTTCTTCTTGGTATCAACAGAGATGACCGGTTGACCGCGCAGCTGATACGCCATGACCTGCTGGTTGATGTACTCAAACTGCGCATCGCGATCCGCGTGATCCCGGCCTTCGCGCATCTTGCGATTGGCTTGCAGGCTGTACCCCAATTCACCGAGCAATTCCGACACCTTTTGTCGCCCGATCGGGTGCCCTTGACGGGTCAGTACGTCCGCGAGTTGCCGGGTACTCTTGAGCGTCCATCGCAACGGGGACATCGGGTCTCCCCGTGTCACCGGATCGACCAGCCGTTCCAAGCTTTCCAATACCTGCGGATCCTTCGCCGCCAATCGTTTGCGGCCTCCACCCGGCGCTCGCGTTCGCTCCTGCCGGAAAAACCCCGGTCCCGAGCGCTGTGCCAACTCTTCCAATCCCTGATAAATCGTCGTGCGCGACAGCCCTGTCGCCCGGGCGACCGTCGCCACACCCCCTCGTCCCAGCTGACCGGCTTCCACCGCAGCCCACAAGCGACGACCTCGCTCATCAAGAATCTCACTCAGCACCCCATACTTCTGCTGAATCGCCTGTTCCGCTTTCGCATCCATGCCTTCCATCTAGCATGAATCGGCGTAATGTTCAACTTATTTGCGGACGACGCCTATGTGTCCGTGGCCGTCCGGCTTAGAAAGTCTCGAAACCATTTGGGATTGACCAGAATGATGTAGATAAGGAACGATTCGCTGACCGGCAAGAATATGACAAGATAATGGATAAGCAGCAAAACAACACATAACAGCAGACGCAATATCAACGCTGGATACGACATAGGCGGACACCGTTTTTTACCGGATCACCGATGCTTGATCCGGCCTCTTTCCATTCCATGTTAATGGCAATATGCGGCGCCGGGCCAGGACTTCTTTGAAGCAGCCCGGCTATTGACGACCGCTCCCGGTTTTCCTGCACCGACTCTCGAGACAGTAACCTTGCCGCGATGAAGTGGTCTGCCGCATCGGAACAGATGAGCACGGCTCACTATGACGTCACGGCCTTTCGGACACGGCCTATCCGACGAGTCGCTGGTGTCTACGAGGGATGAATCGTCGAAGGCAGCCCGCCGGTCGGGGCTTGATCTTCAGAAGAGAGGTACGTCCCTGCACCTCAAAAAGACAGGACCTTAAGATTGTTACTGCTGCTGCTTCGCCTTGGCAATCTGCTCGTCGATTTCCTTGGAGGTTTCCGTATAAGCCTTTTCCGGAATCGCTTCCTTATGGGTATTCTTGAAAACGAATACAAGAGCTATAACAAAAACTATCAAGCCGCCAATATAGAACCAAAAGTTATCTTTTTCTTGTTCCATTTCGACCTCCTCAAGTTGATTTCTTAGAATGGTACGGTACGCAGGACCTGCGTACCGCAGCCATCCTAACCATGGAATCGTGACATCATCATTACCATATCAATAAGGATCCGTGACGAACCGATGCCGCAGCCAGGACGCATCCGCGAGATCAGACTTCAGCCACTCTCACGGATTTCAAATGGATTATTGAGGATACTAGGCATTTCCCGACAGACGGTTTTCGGAATGCTCCTGTCCCTGACTCGCCGCGGCTAACCGTAATTTCGCTTACTCGGCTATTAAGCCCAGTGGTGACTTCCTCGGCATCTCGTTCAGACCCGCGGTGTCTCGAGGGAACGTCGAACAAAATTGGCGAAATGCTGTTCCGTGATGACTCTCCACTGGTGCGCATAGGCCGGGGAGTTGCCGGTACAAACCTTCCGACCAGCCGGCTTCGCGGACCGAAGTTGATGGCGAACAATCGCCCGAGGAAGCTGAAACATTACAATTCTGAGAGGAGCGGTGGCGCCCCGGATACGATTCGAACGTACGACCTTCCCCTTAGGAGGGGGACGCTCTATCCTACTGAGCTACCGGGGCGTTGAGATGGCGGGAAGCCTCCGCCTCATCGAAGGCTTCCGACGCATTTTAGCCTTTATAAACATGGTTTTCCAATCGAGACCCAAGGAGGGAGGGATGCTCGCCGCGCTCTGCCGACCATCTGTTCACAAGCAGTCGACACTGTGCCCAGCCGTTGGAGGATTTGCATGCACAAACGCGCTCGTCTCGTCTTGATCTGTTCCTTGGTACTGGCGGGCTGTTCCGCCAACCCCCTTCTTCCCGAAGCCCGCGCCGTCAGAATCGTCACCAGCGAGCCGGCGGGTTGCGAATATCTGGGCGAGGTCACCGGAAATCAGGGCAACTTCTTCACCGGCGACTTTACCAGCAACGCCAACCTGGAAACCGGCGCGCGCAACGAGATGAAAAACGAGGCGGCCAGGCTGGGAGCGAATACGGTGCAGATCCTGACCAGCCGGGCGGGGGAAACCGGCAGCATGAGCATTTCCAATGGCTCCGGCAGCGGCCATGTGGCCGAGACGAACGTGACCTACTCGGGGATCGCCTACAAATGTCCAGGCCGGTGATCCGGCCGGTTCAGCGGCCCAGCACCTGTTGAATCCGGGGCAGGACGCCGGAAACGGTCGCCGCGAAGGTGGCCGCATCCGCCCCCCGCCCTATCCCGAACCGGGGGATGGTGAACCGGTCGGCCGGGTCCTTCCACACGCCGGGACGGGTGAGCACGGCGCCTTCGAAACCCAGTCTCCGGCAGAGCGGGATGTGCTCCGGCGCCCATCCGCCGTTGGGGAAGCAGAAATATCCGCCATAGCCCGGCAAGGTGTTGAGGATCTCCAGCGACTGCGCCAGCGTCCGCTCCGCCTCGGCTTGGCTCAATCGTGTGAGAATCTCGTGGCGGTGGGTGTGGGAGCCGAAGCGGACCAGGCCGCTCGCCGCCATCTCGGCGATTTCCTCCCGGCTCAAGGGCCGGTAGGCTTCGACCGCTTCTTCGGGAATGGCGCCGGCGTCGGGATGTGCTCGCAGCAGGGTGTCCACGGCATCGTCGATGCCGTGGGGGTGCGTGCCGGCCTTGAAGTCTTCCTTGATGCGCTTGAGCTCGACGGGCGCCACGCGTCCGCCCAACGCAATCTGCAGCCGGTCGAACCAGAACAGTCGCCGGGTGCCGACCGCGCCGGTGACGAGAAAAACGGTGGCGGGAAACCCGAACTCCCGCAGGATGGGGAAGGCGACGCGGAAGTTGTTGGCATAACCGTCGTCGAAGGTCAGGGCGACCCTGGGCCGGCCATCATCTTCCCCCTCCCAGGCCCGTCCCAAGGGAACGACGCGGTAATCCCGGCCAAGGTGTTGCATCTGGCTTCTGAATTCGGAGGCCCGGACCTGCAGCCAGTCGCCCTCCGCCAGGCCGAAATCGTCCTCCATGACGCCGTGGTACATCAGCACGGTGACGCCTTTGCGGTTGATCCGCCGCGCGATGGCATTCGCGCCGGCCAGGGCCAGACCCTGGGCT encodes the following:
- a CDS encoding SelT/SelW/SelH family protein, yielding MNNRIEIRYCTQCRWLLRAAWMAQELLTTFDQEIGELTLKPGTGGIFEVWADGKLVWSRKERGRFPEITELKQLVRDEIAPERSLGHADRKGGPAHHSAA
- the hflD gene encoding high frequency lysogenization protein HflD; protein product: MIKTLDNQVIALAGLAQATHLVRQIAQRGAADAGDTEAVVRSVFAIDADDVPAVYGGVDKIKTGLQLLDRQLAGFESPDAELARYGATLILLERKLVSDPRMLETLRTGIEQVKEQAEYFGELNDTVYANLADLYQRTVSQLRPRVMVNGQPSYLTDSANANRIRALLLAGIRAVVLWRQCGGERWKLLFQRSAMRKEARRLLQAS
- a CDS encoding nucleotide pyrophosphohydrolase produces the protein MNLPEIQQRLREFAAERHWDQFHTPKNLAMALAVESAELMEHFQWLTPEQSLAAEGDDDLRQAVAEEVADVAIYLIRLTDKLGIDLETAIQDKMQRNAEKYPVHLARGNAVKYNRRKTRLEDENQETES
- a CDS encoding metallophosphoesterase encodes the protein MTGRHPACPPIQADAYARLERRIGHCHLNQRLGIEHDFEARIFGQGRTFFHIENWNRLHTLLRRMLKLSLLYRPGQRAARRIEIRRNEFRLPHLPEAFDGYTLLHISDLHLDMAVDLPDALIRAIGQAGHYDACVLTGDFRARTFGPYRGAITGLAQVRPHLDEPVFAILGNHDTIRMAPEIEDLGVGMLLNEAREISRDGASIFLAGVDDPHYYRADNIEKAADPIPEGAVSILLSHSPELYRHAAYADFDIMLSGHTHGGQICLPGGIPLTLNARCPRAFGRGYWRYHRMQGYTSAGSGVSILDVRLNCPPEITLHRLSRLPPQ
- a CDS encoding CDP-archaeol synthase, which encodes MTARLLILLMMANGTPILLRKLLGDRFGWPVDGGRRFPDGRPWFGPSKTWRGLVCGIGAAAATAPLLGLAWEVGAVVGAASLAGDLLSSFLKRRLGIGSSGMALGLDQVPESLLPLLAVRERFGLEWSYIAWFVIVFIVLELALSAVLYRLRIRNRPY
- a CDS encoding archease, which produces MTDSDSARWEHFEHMADIGVRGFGATPDEAFSQAALALSAVICDPASIRTTEKVEVECEAADLELALADWLNALVYEMSVRGMVFGRFRVDIAHDRLKGIAWGEPVDPLRHRPAVEIKGATYTELKVEREAGGLWRAQCVVDV
- a CDS encoding RtcB family protein, with the translated sequence MNIDHLEQIDAYTWRLNPETGMHVPAILYGDEALVRAMDDKVLEQAANVARLPGIVQASYAMPDAHWGYGFPIGGVAAFDAAAGGVVSAGGVGFDVSCGVRTLLTGLKRPAVEPVKALLADALYADIPVGLGSHGKIRLDTQGLDAMLKGGARWAVEQGWGEACDLARIEEHGRMEGARPENVSARAKERQRAEMGTLGSGNHYLEVQEVAEIFDAGAAQAFGIAAGDLVVSIHCGSRGLGHQIGTEYLRLMQGAAKQYGIVLPDRELACAPIESEVGQEYLGAMRAAINCALANRQILTHLTRQVFARVLPAARLELLYDVSHNTCKFEEHLVDGERRRLYVHRKGATRAFGPGRPDLPAAFAETGQPVLIGGSMGTASYILAGTSRSEALSFASACHGAGRSMSRHQATRTWQGRQVIDQLAERGILIRSPSYRGVAEEAPGAYKDVHAVVRASDRAGLARLVARLEPIVCIKG
- a CDS encoding ISAzo13 family transposase, coding for MDAKAEQAIQQKYGVLSEILDERGRRLWAAVEAGQLGRGGVATVARATGLSRTTIYQGLEELAQRSGPGFFRQERTRAPGGGRKRLAAKDPQVLESLERLVDPVTRGDPMSPLRWTLKSTRQLADVLTRQGHPIGRQKVSELLGELGYSLQANRKMREGRDHADRDAQFEYINQQVMAYQLRGQPVISVDTKKKELVGDFKNGGREWQPQGQPEVVRTHDFIDRELGKVNPYGVYDPTLNAGWVSIGTDHDTAEFAVESIRRWWLKMGGLAYPTASQLLITADGGGSNGYRVRLWKVALQRLADEIGLTLHVCHLPPGTSKWNKIEHRMFSYISLNWRGKPLISHEVIVNLIGSTTNRKGLRIRAELDTASYPTGLKVTDEELGKVNLTPDSFHGEWNYTVAPFCSS
- a CDS encoding DUF4156 domain-containing protein, which gives rise to MHKRARLVLICSLVLAGCSANPLLPEARAVRIVTSEPAGCEYLGEVTGNQGNFFTGDFTSNANLETGARNEMKNEAARLGANTVQILTSRAGETGSMSISNGSGSGHVAETNVTYSGIAYKCPGR
- a CDS encoding polysaccharide deacetylase family protein, whose product is MLKSVLAQGLALAGANAIARRINRKGVTVLMYHGVMEDDFGLAEGDWLQVRASEFRSQMQHLGRDYRVVPLGRAWEGEDDGRPRVALTFDDGYANNFRVAFPILREFGFPATVFLVTGAVGTRRLFWFDRLQIALGGRVAPVELKRIKEDFKAGTHPHGIDDAVDTLLRAHPDAGAIPEEAVEAYRPLSREEIAEMAASGLVRFGSHTHRHEILTRLSQAEAERTLAQSLEILNTLPGYGGYFCFPNGGWAPEHIPLCRRLGFEGAVLTRPGVWKDPADRFTIPRFGIGRGADAATFAATVSGVLPRIQQVLGR